Proteins encoded together in one Halalkaliarchaeum sp. AArc-CO window:
- a CDS encoding methylmalonyl-CoA mutase family protein, producing MFDPEELERIRSAKEAWEEETLSPTLERFGERKEAFATDTGGEEVQRLYTPTDIEGVDYEEDLGFPGEEPFTRGVYSTMHRGRLWTMRQYAGMGTARETNERFQYLIEQGSSGLSMAFDLPTQMGYDSDAEMAQGEVGRSGVAIDTLEDFETVFDGIPLDEVSTSMTINAPAPILLAMYVAIGDRQGVPREQLRGTVQNDILKEYVARNLFIYPPKPSMRLITDLFAFCAEETPKFNTISISGYHIREAGSTAAQEVAFTLGNGIEYVEAAIDAGLEVDEFAPQLSFFFNAHNNVFEEAAKFRAARRLWARLVDERFDAEKPASKQLRFHTQTGGSTLTAQQIENNVVRVAYQAMAAVLGGTQSLHTNGKDEALALPTEQSVRTALRTQQILAHESGVADTIDPLAGSYYVESLTDQIESEARELIEEVDERGGMLDAIESQWVQRQIQDVAYERQREIETGERVIVGVNEYIVDDQDPEIKLEEVSEADERRQRRRLQEVKSDRDDEAVDAALAHVRDAARGEENVLPPILEAVKAYATVQEISDVLREEFGEYKPEAV from the coding sequence ATGTTCGACCCCGAGGAGCTCGAACGGATCCGCTCGGCGAAGGAGGCCTGGGAGGAAGAGACCCTCTCGCCGACGCTGGAACGGTTCGGGGAACGCAAGGAGGCGTTCGCGACCGACACCGGGGGCGAGGAGGTACAACGACTGTACACCCCCACCGATATCGAGGGTGTCGATTACGAGGAGGATCTCGGGTTCCCCGGCGAAGAGCCGTTTACACGCGGCGTCTACTCCACGATGCATCGCGGGCGGCTATGGACGATGCGCCAGTACGCGGGAATGGGGACCGCCCGCGAGACGAACGAACGGTTCCAGTATCTCATCGAGCAGGGCTCCTCGGGGCTGTCGATGGCGTTCGACCTGCCCACGCAGATGGGTTACGACTCCGACGCCGAGATGGCACAGGGGGAGGTCGGCCGATCCGGAGTCGCCATCGATACTCTCGAGGACTTCGAGACGGTGTTCGACGGGATCCCCCTCGACGAGGTGTCGACGTCCATGACGATCAACGCGCCGGCGCCGATCCTGCTTGCAATGTACGTCGCGATCGGTGACCGTCAGGGTGTTCCACGGGAACAGCTCCGGGGGACCGTTCAAAACGATATCCTGAAAGAGTACGTCGCCCGAAACCTCTTTATTTATCCGCCGAAGCCGTCGATGCGGCTGATCACCGACCTCTTTGCGTTCTGTGCCGAGGAGACCCCGAAATTCAACACCATCTCGATTTCTGGATACCATATCCGTGAGGCCGGCTCGACGGCCGCCCAGGAGGTAGCGTTCACTCTCGGAAACGGGATCGAGTACGTCGAGGCGGCGATCGACGCCGGACTCGAGGTCGACGAGTTCGCCCCGCAACTGTCGTTTTTCTTCAACGCGCACAACAACGTCTTCGAGGAGGCCGCGAAGTTCCGCGCCGCCCGCCGGCTGTGGGCGCGACTGGTGGACGAGCGGTTCGACGCCGAGAAGCCTGCCTCGAAGCAATTGCGGTTCCACACCCAGACCGGCGGCTCGACGCTGACCGCCCAGCAGATCGAGAACAACGTCGTCAGGGTCGCCTACCAGGCGATGGCCGCGGTCCTGGGAGGTACACAGTCGCTGCACACCAACGGGAAAGACGAGGCGCTCGCGCTGCCGACCGAACAGTCCGTGCGGACCGCCCTCCGGACCCAGCAGATCCTCGCCCACGAGTCGGGGGTCGCCGACACGATCGATCCGCTCGCGGGATCCTACTACGTCGAGTCGCTGACCGACCAGATCGAATCGGAGGCACGGGAACTCATCGAAGAGGTCGACGAGCGGGGCGGGATGCTCGATGCGATCGAGAGCCAGTGGGTCCAGCGGCAGATCCAGGACGTCGCCTACGAGCGCCAGCGCGAGATCGAAACCGGCGAGCGCGTGATCGTTGGGGTAAACGAGTACATCGTCGACGACCAGGATCCGGAAATCAAACTCGAGGAGGTGTCCGAGGCGGACGAACGTCGCCAGCGCCGGCGGCTGCAGGAGGTGAAAAGCGATCGCGACGACGAGGCAGTCGACGCCGCGCTCGCACACGTTCGGGACGCGGCGAGGGGCGAGGAGAACGTGCTGCCGCCGATCCTCGAGGCGGTGAAAGCGTACGCCACCGTCCAGGAGATAAGCGACGTCCTCCGGGAAGAGTTCGGCGAGTACAAGCCGGAGGCGGTGTGA
- a CDS encoding O-methyltransferase, which produces MTHRSDTLESFLQATAPEPTPLQREMAETATELSFPIVGPVAGAVLAQVTRLTDADRVFEFGSGFGYSATWFVRGGATDVVCTEFDEDEVQLGRELVADAGLDERITFEYGDAMETVTQYDGPFDAVLIDHQKHRYVDAYDAVKPTLSDSAVVVADNVVRGPLDFETLAAHFSDGTPLPSQEEDEGTWGIGTYLNRVREDDDSETVLLPVGSGLAVSTVTR; this is translated from the coding sequence ATGACCCATCGATCCGACACACTCGAGTCGTTCCTCCAAGCGACTGCTCCCGAACCGACGCCCCTCCAGCGGGAGATGGCGGAGACGGCAACCGAGCTCTCGTTTCCGATCGTCGGCCCCGTCGCCGGCGCCGTGCTCGCCCAGGTCACGCGCCTGACTGATGCCGATCGGGTTTTCGAGTTCGGTTCGGGGTTCGGCTACTCGGCGACGTGGTTCGTTCGCGGTGGTGCAACGGACGTCGTCTGCACCGAATTCGACGAGGACGAGGTCCAGCTCGGCCGGGAGCTCGTCGCCGACGCGGGTCTCGACGAGCGGATCACCTTCGAGTACGGCGACGCAATGGAAACGGTGACACAGTACGACGGGCCGTTCGACGCGGTACTCATCGACCACCAGAAACACCGGTACGTGGACGCCTACGACGCAGTCAAGCCAACGCTCTCCGACTCAGCAGTCGTCGTTGCCGACAACGTGGTCCGGGGACCGTTGGACTTCGAGACGCTTGCGGCACACTTCAGCGACGGCACCCCGTTACCGAGCCAGGAGGAGGACGAAGGAACCTGGGGAATTGGCACCTATCTGAACCGGGTGAGAGAAGACGACGATTCCGAGACGGTGCTCCTTCCTGTTGGATCGGGGCTTGCGGTGTCGACCGTCACTCGGTGA
- a CDS encoding creatininase family protein encodes MYLADRTWPELNEEMAGETLAVVPLGSTEQHGPHLPLATDHLIAESLARAATERTGHVCTPTVDVGVSSHHRQFDGTLWVDPPAFRSYVESLTRSLTYHGIDRVVFVNAHGGNVEPLREVGRRLREDRTAYAIEWMWNESIPDLVEELFEHPGPHGGPKETSMIMHVARELVDEDRLLDARDGGVVDLEDTDSRKFGARTFYDAIDNSKNGVFGDQTDATPEKGKQLFEAATDQLVALLEWLGDQPFEDLMPEPHVGADRR; translated from the coding sequence ATGTACCTCGCGGACCGGACCTGGCCCGAGTTGAACGAAGAGATGGCAGGGGAGACCCTCGCAGTGGTTCCGCTCGGATCGACCGAACAGCACGGACCCCACCTGCCGCTCGCGACCGACCACCTCATCGCGGAGTCGCTCGCTCGGGCAGCGACCGAGCGAACCGGTCACGTCTGTACTCCGACCGTCGACGTCGGCGTGAGTTCCCACCACCGTCAGTTCGACGGCACCCTGTGGGTCGATCCGCCCGCATTCCGATCCTACGTCGAGAGCCTCACCCGAAGCCTGACGTATCACGGAATCGACCGAGTCGTATTCGTCAACGCACACGGCGGCAACGTGGAACCGCTCCGGGAGGTCGGCAGGCGACTCCGTGAGGACCGGACGGCGTACGCAATCGAGTGGATGTGGAACGAATCGATCCCGGACCTCGTCGAGGAGCTGTTCGAGCATCCGGGGCCCCACGGCGGGCCAAAGGAGACGTCGATGATCATGCACGTCGCACGCGAACTGGTCGACGAAGACAGGCTCCTCGACGCACGCGACGGCGGCGTCGTCGACCTCGAAGACACGGATTCACGGAAGTTCGGCGCCCGAACGTTCTACGACGCGATCGACAACTCGAAAAACGGCGTCTTCGGCGACCAGACGGACGCGACCCCTGAAAAAGGGAAACAGCTGTTCGAGGCGGCGACCGACCAGCTGGTCGCGCTTCTGGAGTGGCTCGGCGACCAGCCGTTCGAGGACCTCATGCCGGAGCCGCACGTCGGCGCCGATCGTCGGTGA
- a CDS encoding nascent polypeptide-associated complex protein: MFGGGGMNPRKMKQMMKQMGIDVTELDATEVVIRTEGGEDLVFDAPQVTRMDAQGQQTYQIVGEPTRRDATAVPGEEAETADTEEEDTDDGGIPDSDVEIVAARAGVPESAAREALEAEDGDLAAAINRLE; encoded by the coding sequence ATGTTTGGAGGCGGCGGGATGAACCCGCGAAAGATGAAACAGATGATGAAGCAGATGGGTATCGACGTCACCGAGCTCGATGCCACCGAGGTGGTCATCCGTACCGAAGGCGGGGAAGATCTCGTCTTCGACGCGCCGCAGGTCACGCGGATGGACGCCCAGGGACAGCAGACCTACCAGATCGTCGGGGAACCCACCCGACGGGATGCGACGGCGGTTCCGGGGGAGGAAGCCGAGACTGCCGATACTGAAGAGGAAGATACAGACGACGGCGGCATTCCGGACTCGGACGTCGAGATCGTCGCCGCACGAGCCGGCGTTCCCGAATCGGCTGCCCGCGAGGCTCTGGAGGCAGAGGACGGCGATCTGGCGGCCGCGATCAACCGGCTGGAGTAG
- a CDS encoding methyltransferase domain-containing protein — protein sequence MFLLVHDDREYLRAPGEELQTDLGVLTVPEDVESGDALETHLGTTFHVRELRGPDLFDHLDRTGAPMMPRDIGLLIGHTGAAAGDRVLDAGTGTGILAAYLGRIGAEVTTYERDPEFAQQARENMDVAGVTDCVDVRTGDLTDELDELIVTVDAGDRERFDLLTLDTADAAAIVGRAPELLVPGGFLAVYSPFVEHTREVVEAAREAELSEIETFETIQRRMQFDDRGSRPNTAGVGHTGYLTFARRLF from the coding sequence GTGTTCCTGCTCGTCCACGACGACAGGGAGTACCTCCGCGCCCCCGGCGAGGAGCTTCAGACCGATCTCGGCGTGTTGACGGTCCCCGAGGACGTCGAGTCGGGCGACGCCCTCGAGACCCATCTCGGAACGACCTTCCACGTCAGAGAGCTCCGCGGCCCGGATCTGTTCGACCACCTGGATCGGACGGGAGCGCCGATGATGCCTCGGGACATCGGTCTCCTGATCGGCCACACCGGTGCTGCGGCGGGCGATCGGGTGCTCGACGCCGGCACTGGAACGGGGATTCTGGCGGCGTATCTCGGGCGGATCGGTGCCGAGGTGACGACCTACGAGCGTGACCCGGAGTTCGCACAGCAGGCGCGGGAGAACATGGACGTCGCCGGCGTCACCGACTGCGTCGACGTTCGGACCGGCGACCTGACCGACGAACTCGACGAACTGATCGTGACGGTCGACGCCGGCGACCGGGAGCGGTTCGACCTGCTCACGCTCGACACCGCGGACGCGGCGGCGATCGTCGGACGGGCGCCCGAGCTACTCGTTCCCGGCGGCTTCCTCGCGGTCTACTCGCCGTTCGTCGAACACACTCGCGAGGTGGTCGAAGCGGCCCGCGAGGCGGAGCTTTCGGAGATCGAGACGTTCGAGACGATCCAGCGTCGGATGCAGTTCGACGATCGGGGATCGCGTCCGAACACAGCCGGCGTCGGTCACACCGGATATCTAACGTTCGCTCGCCGCCTTTTTTGA
- a CDS encoding nucleotidyltransferase family protein: MLPAVELLVHCTRPPKEPTEDGPGPPRLQPPSELDWGRFLALTTDHGVAPLVHRRLRQSADSSLGGIEVPESVEEKLRNRVRSNAIRTLRDTDELRQILIGFEEEGLRALPFKGPVLAAFTYGDVSLREYGDLDVVVHREDVTRAIDLLEERGYSWEGSLPRKGDVALLGGRFTMPIVNEYQLQREETTVEIRWHVGDMDRPFPLDFEALWSRRDTIHLSGTELPTLDPIDRLLVLAFHGTKHRWHLLKWIADFAWTVVRTPAPWDELLQRAQTHRLERKFLLGAGLANALWDIDLPVSVDRRLRADGRSRRLIEEIVSDLARGRTTRPGGFERIRYNAKASDSPVETFGSLIRSGPLHPSLPEYRLLPLSGPFHPIYYLVRPLRLLGGAALRILER, encoded by the coding sequence GTGTTGCCTGCTGTCGAACTGCTCGTCCACTGTACACGGCCGCCGAAAGAGCCGACAGAAGACGGTCCCGGACCGCCGCGGTTACAGCCCCCGTCGGAACTGGACTGGGGCCGGTTCCTGGCCCTCACAACGGATCACGGGGTCGCACCGCTCGTGCACCGGCGACTCAGACAGTCCGCCGACAGCAGCCTGGGAGGCATCGAGGTTCCCGAGAGCGTCGAAGAAAAACTGCGAAACCGGGTTCGTTCGAACGCCATTCGAACCCTCCGAGACACGGACGAACTCCGACAGATCCTCATCGGGTTCGAGGAGGAAGGACTCCGGGCGCTTCCGTTCAAGGGGCCGGTGTTGGCGGCGTTTACGTATGGCGATGTGTCACTTCGCGAGTACGGTGATCTCGATGTCGTCGTTCACAGGGAAGACGTCACTCGAGCCATCGACCTCCTCGAAGAGAGAGGGTACTCCTGGGAGGGATCGCTCCCGCGAAAAGGCGATGTCGCTCTCCTCGGAGGGAGGTTCACGATGCCGATCGTCAACGAGTACCAGCTCCAGCGAGAGGAAACTACCGTGGAAATCCGGTGGCACGTCGGCGACATGGATCGTCCGTTTCCACTGGATTTCGAAGCGCTCTGGAGCCGTCGGGACACGATCCACCTCTCGGGAACTGAACTCCCCACACTGGATCCGATCGATCGGCTGCTGGTTCTGGCGTTTCACGGCACGAAACACCGCTGGCACCTGCTGAAGTGGATCGCCGACTTCGCGTGGACAGTCGTGCGGACGCCCGCCCCGTGGGATGAGCTGTTACAGCGGGCGCAAACGCACCGACTCGAGCGAAAATTTCTCCTCGGAGCCGGGCTCGCGAATGCACTGTGGGACATCGACCTCCCCGTGTCCGTCGACCGACGGCTCCGGGCGGATGGCCGATCCCGGAGGCTGATCGAAGAAATCGTGTCGGATCTGGCTCGGGGGCGAACGACCCGACCCGGAGGGTTCGAGCGGATCCGATACAACGCGAAAGCAAGTGACTCTCCCGTCGAGACGTTCGGGTCGTTGATCCGATCCGGGCCGCTCCATCCCAGTCTCCCGGAGTATCGGTTGCTCCCGCTCTCCGGTCCCTTCCATCCGATCTACTACCTCGTTCGACCCCTCCGGTTACTGGGAGGAGCGGCGTTGCGGATTCTCGAACGGTAG